A region from the Biomphalaria glabrata chromosome 14, xgBioGlab47.1, whole genome shotgun sequence genome encodes:
- the LOC106072292 gene encoding beta-1,3-galactosyl-O-glycosyl-glycoprotein beta-1,6-N-acetylglucosaminyltransferase 3-like codes for MMFRLQYKNCLTARCLLKKLKIFFYVQSVLLCIYVIYSGRGALSPSPSDYRNLRALPSSQEIDTRVKALDLIKFLSPSSLGENWHVSGIDVNRQLNGKDIRNIFNVLASADRPEEKRTPMNSGQEDQRRNSASASCSLRNIEKIQTMYKVSEVNCKQIFAGDQNATSYAITRNKKTKKQLLSNEFYLNLSENCEHFKTQRGYVTCPLHSDEENFPIAFSLLAYKDIEMVERLLRLIYRPQNYYCVHVDKKAEPGFLSAISAISQCFQNVFIAPERVDVQWGTFSVLEPEFVCMKELWRYKKWKYFINLTGQEFPLKTNWELVQILKAYRGANDIEGTVKRVKKSKWTSKPPFNLTAVKGSVHIAANRDFVDFILHNKRIKTILAWVNTSRIPDETLFATLNHNPQLGIRGTYRGVPETENSTSLVKPFLTRFKNWRGPPHDFPCAGHFYRGICILSTGDLPLLGSAKQMFANKFYLSEDSTVVSCLEELLFNRTRDETKGISQFNSNYYSQLGFVWNQVP; via the exons ATGATGTTCAGACTTCAGTATAAAAACTGCTTAACGGCCCGGTGTCTGCTCAagaagttaaaaatatttttctacgtCCAGTCTGTTCTTTTGTGCATCTACGTCATCTACTCTGGGCGTGGGGCTTTGTCTCCATCGCCCTCAGACTATCGCAACCTCAGGGCGCTGCCTTCGTCTCAAGAGATAGACACGAGGGTGAAAGCCCTGGACCTAATCAAATTTCTATCTCCCTCATCCCTGGGTGAAAACTGGCACGTTTCTGGCATTGACGTGAACCGGCAGCTCAATGGAAAAGACATCCGCAACATCTTTAACGTTTTGGCCTCGGCGGATCGTCCGGAAGAAAAGAGGACCCCCATGAATTCAGGTCAAGAAGATCAAAGACGTAACTCTGCTTCAGCAAGCTGCTCTTTAAGGAATATCGAAAAAATTCAAACGATGTACAAAGTTTCTGAAGTAAACTGTAAACAAATTTTCGCTGGCGACCAGAACGCCACGTCATATGCTATAACAAGAAATAAGAAGACCAAAAAACAACTGTTGTCGAACGAATTTTATCTGAATTTGTCGGAAAACTGTGAACATTTCAAAACACAAAGAGGCTACGTCACATGTCCCTTGCACTCTGATGAGGAGAACTTTCCCATTGCTTTTTCACTGCTGGCGTATAAAGATATTGAGATGGTTGAGCGACTCCTGAGGTTAATATACAGACCACAGAACTACTACTGTGTCCATGTAGACAAAAAGGCCGAGCCTGGTTTCCTGAGTGCGATCTCAGCCATCTCtcaatgttttcaaaatgtGTTCATTGCTCCAGAGCGGGTGGATGTCCAGTGGGGGACTTTTAGCGTCCTGGAGCCGGAGTTTGTCTGCATGAAGGAGCTTTGGAGATATAAAAAATGGAAGTATTTTATAAACCTGACGGGGCAGGAGTTCCCGCTCAAGACCAATTGGGAGCTGGTTCAAATCTTAAAAGCTTACAGAGGCGCAAATGATATAGAAGGTACAGTGAAAAG agttaaaaaaagcaaatggaCTTCAAAACCACCTTTCAACTTAACGGCAGTAAAAGGCTCAGTGCACATAGCAGCCAATAG GGACTTCGTCGATTTTATTCTACATAATAAACGAATCAAGACAATTCTGGCCTGGGTGAATACATCGAGAATTCCTGATGAGACATTGTTTGCAACGTTGAACCATAACCCCCAGCTGGGTATTAGGGGAACATATAGAG GTGTCCCAGAGACGGAGAACAGCACGTCCCTGGTCAAACCTTTTCTAACGAGGTTTAAAAACTGGAGGGGACCACCGCACGATTTTCCATGTGCAGGTCATTTCTACCGCGGCATTTGTATTCTATCCACAG gTGATCTACCACTCCTAGGGAGTGCCAAACAGATGTTCGCAAATAAATTCTATCTTTCCGAAGACTCGACAGTAGTTAGCTGTCTTGAAGAGCTTCTCTTTAACCGAACAAGAGACGAGACGAAGGGAATTAGCCAATTTAATTCTAATTACTACAGCCAACTGGGTTTTGTATGGAATCAAGTCccttaa